One stretch of Brettanomyces nanus chromosome 4, complete sequence DNA includes these proteins:
- a CDS encoding uncharacterized protein (EggNog:ENOG41), whose translation MLSPSSNKESTDFPAKTKLSSFEFPKLKHTQSGSDTDPSLASPLSLSDSKCRQTPPSAAAAAADAAASSMSAIDGTLERSSPSDDFNIDQSSLSSAGSSSLNSSKMGTQDSLIFERFVQDPMIDSQPMPSSFPRHFSSENFVPPSLDTATGLITGFENDDNVTLEELEMGLSRRRPSSVSLKAALSNGNSSRSSLFQPTRNYSNLTRQLRGGRPSLVSSLTAPPHLSISTSQEGQQLSQQQQTPSQLQSQLQLQSPQQSPQPSSGSPQHISSRPNFPSSPLLRQNKSTSSFFSYADMINQEDQESTFPIRRPSISMSLSNQRLARAGSVATSSGYSVVAPQRSPTVSRPSRSPIFANGRRNSNARFPSAFSSGRHFNLDNVSSDSEMDNDPLSSPIDPSKRIIGSQRRSSGLAKVHLAHSDSSNLAAHFPSISSNRGPGYHSIEKVISNNHKSSDEESMHGVVAN comes from the coding sequence ATGTTATCACCGTCTTCTAATAAGGAGAGCACGGATTTTCCTGCCAAAACTAAGTTGAGCTCTTTCGAATTCCCCAAATTGAAGCACACCCAATCAGGCTCTGATACAGATCCTTCTCTGGCTTCGCCTCTATCGCTGTCAGATTCCAAGTGTCGCCAAACTCCTCcatctgctgctgctgctgctgctgatgctgctgcttccTCAATGTCTGCCATCGATGGTACTCTCGAGAGATCGTCTCCCTCTGACGATTTCAACATCGATCAGTCTTCGCTATCTTCAGCAGGTTCCAGCAGTCTCAACTCTTCCAAGATGGGTACGCAAGACTCTCTGATCTTCGAGAGATTCGTCCAAGATCCCATGATTGACTCCCAACCGATGCCAAGTTCTTTTCCTAGGCATTTTTCCTCCGAGAATTTTgttcctccttctttggacaCCGCTACGGGACTGATTACTGGCTTCGAAAATGACGATAACGTCACTTTGGAGGAGTTGGAGATGGGActttcaaggagaagacCTTCCTCTGTGAGTCTCAAAGCAGCGCTCTCTAATGGAAACTCTAGTCGTTCTTCCCTATTTCAGCCTACCCGGAATTATTCTAATTTGACTAGGCAGCTGAGAGGGGGAAGACCTTCgttggtttcttctttaactGCTCCTCCACATCTTTCTatatcaacttctcagGAAGGTCAGCAGCTGtcacaacaacaacaaaCTCCATCGCAACTTCAATCGCAACTTCAATTACAATCTCCACAACAGTCTCCACAGCCTTCATCTGGATCTCCTCAACATATATCTTCTCGTCCGAactttccttcttctccactgTTGAGGCAAAACAAATCGACAAGCTCGTTCTTCTCCTACGCAGATATGATCAATCAAGAGGATCAAGAGTCCACTTTCCCAATAAGAAGGCCTTCTATCTCGATGTCTTTGTCCAATCAGCGCCTAGCTAGAGCTGGTTCCGTCGCTACTTCTAGTGGTTACTCTGTCGTAGCTCCTCAGAGATCTCCTACTGTGTCACGTCCTTCAAGATCTCCCATATTTGCTAATGGTAGGCGCAACTCCAATGCAAGATTTCCTTCTGCATTCTCTTCTGGTAGACATTTCAACTTGGATAATGTCTCCTCTGACTCAGAAATGGATAATGATCCGCTTTCTTCCCCAATTGATCCTTCTAAAAGGATTATTGGCTCtcaaagaaggagttcTGGTCTTGCTAAAGTCCATTTAGCTCATTCAGATAGCTCCAACTTGGCTGCCCATTTCCCCTCTATATCTTCCAATAGAGGACCCGGTTACCATAGCATCGAGAAGGTAATATCGAATAATCACAAATCatctgatgaagaaagtaTGCACGGTGTGGTTGCAAATTGA
- the IMP4 gene encoding snoRNA-binding rRNA-processing protein imp4 (BUSCO:EOG093431WD) produces the protein MIRRHARERKEYLYRKAEQLKEQSQIEKRHQLAQALATGKNLPKEIADDEKLQKDFLYDESIQKTNEELDDEYSSLSGLVEPKVVITTSRSPSSRLSQFTKEVKLMFPNSIRINRGNYVMPALVETCKKSGITDIVVVHEHRGVPSTMTISHLPHGPTATFTLHNVVLRHDLYNVGNISEAYPHLIFENLTTNLGNRTTTILKHLFPPGVKKESPRVLSFINKDDFISVRQHIYVRTRDDAELSEVGPRFEMRLFEIKLSTLDDSDADVEWMLRRFVRTGNRKNYLSEN, from the coding sequence ATGATTAGAAGACAtgcaagagaaagaaaagaatactTGTATAGAAAAGCTGAGCAGCTCAAAGAACAGTCtcagatagagaaaagacaCCAGCTTGCGCAAGCCTTGGCTACAGGTAAGAATCTACCTAAAGAGATAGCAGACGATGAAAAATTGCAAAAAGATTTCTTATATGATGAATCGATCCAAAAGACCAACGAAGAGCTCGACGATGAATATTCGAGCCTGAGTGGTTTGGTGGAGCCTAAAGTGGTTATTACTACATCCAGAAGTCCATCTTCGAGATTATCTCAGTTTACTAAGGAGGTGAAATTGATGTTTCCTAACTCGATCAGGATTAACAGAGGTAACTATGTTATGCCGGCTCTAGTTGAAACGTGCAAAAAATCAGGTATTACAGATATCGTGGTGGTTCATGAACACAGAGGTGTGCCATCCACCATGACTATCAGTCATCTGCCTCATGGACCTACAGCTACATTTACTTTACACAACGTTGTGCTCAGGCACGATTTATACAATGTTGGTAATATAAGTGAGGCATATCCACATTTAATATTTGAGAACCTCACTACTAACTTGGGAAACAGGACCACAACGATATTGAAGCATCTTTTTCCGCCGGgagtgaagaaagagtctCCGAGGGTTTTATCCTTCATCAATAAAGATGACTTCATCAGTGTCAGACAACACATTTATGTGAGGACTCGTGACGATGCAGAACTTAGTGAAGTTGGACCGAGGTTCGAAATGAGACTCTTTGAGATTAAGCTAAGTACGTTGGACGATTCTGATGCAGATGTGGAATGGATGCTCAGAAGATTTGTCAGGACGGGAAATAGAAAGAACTATCTTAGCGAGAACTAG
- the HTB2_2 gene encoding Histone H2B, with translation MAPRAEKKPASKAPAKKTTIEPKKRTKTRKETWSSYIYKVLKQTHPDTGISQRAMSIMNSFVNDIFERIATEASKLAAYNKKSTISAREIQTAVRLILPGELAKHAVSEGTRAVTKYTSSTSA, from the coding sequence ATGGCACCTagagcagaaaagaagccagCCTCAAAGGCTCCAGCTAAAAAGACTACTATTgagccaaagaagagaactaAGACCAGAAAGGAGACATGGTCTTCTTACATCTACaaggtgttgaagcagaCCCATCCAGATACCGGTATTTCCCAAAGGGCCATGTCTATCATGAACTCTTTCGTCAACGATATCTTTGAGAGAATCGCTACTGAAGCTTCTAAGTTGGCTGCTTACAATAAGAAGTCTACTATATCTGCCAGAGAGATCCAGACCGCCGTCAGATTGATCTTACCTGGTGAGTTGGCTAAGCATGCTGTCTCTGAAGGTACCAGGGCTGTTACTAAGTACACTTCTTCCACTTCAGCTTAG